CCTTTTCAACTTATAGCACTGGGAATGGCTTTCTGCCAAGTAGCACCGAGGCCTCATTTTCCAGTATGGCTCCAAACACAGAAAGATCTTTATACGTTAGACTTGAGGACAACAGGAATCAAAGAGACGATCCCTAATTGGCTTCCTTCCGGTCTCAGGCTTTTATTCCTCTCCAATAATGAGATTACCGGCGAGGTGCCACAGTATTTGCCGAATCTAATAGCTATGGAGCTCTCAAATAATTCCTTCTCCGGCCGTCTCCCTCCAGGTATCTCAAACACGATGCCAAACTTGCGCTTACTTGACTTATCCAGGAATAATCTGAGTGGCACAGTCCCACTCTCTATTTGTCGAATTAAGTATTTGGAGATACTTGGACTCTTCCAAAATAACCTCTCAGGAGAGCTTCCCAGTTGTTGGAAGAGTTCTTCACTTCTACAAGTGCTAGATGCATCAAACAATAAATTACAAGGAGGAATTCCTGATTCCCTCTGCAATTTGCAGCGGCTGCAATTACTACACCTGAGCCACAATAGTTTATCTGGGCAGGTCCCTTTTTGTTTAAGAAGATGTACGAGCTTGATTAACCTTGATCTAGAAGACAACAAATTGATCGGAAGTATACCGGATTGGAGCAAAGAAAGCCTCCTGAAGCTGAAGGCACTCAGCTTAAGCTCTAATGCCTTCAATGGTAGCATTCCTCAATTTTCTCATCTTCCATCCCTTCAAATATTGGATCTTTCAAACAACAACCTTTCCGGAACTATACCACGAAGCTTTGGGAACTTCCGTGCTATGGAACTCTCCTTTCATCCAGATTACAAtagtgatgatgagttttgggacgaccacatgatgctcttcatgaaAGGAAGAGAATTGGAGTATGACCGCTCACTACTTACATTAGTTACGATTATCGACCTTTCCAACAATGGGTTGTCTGGATATATCCCTGAGGAGTTAGGGAATCTACATGGATTGAGGAGCTTAAATCTATCTTGGAATCACTTGATAGGAGAAATACCAAATAACATCAGTAATTTGCAACAACTGGAAATACTTGATCTATCAAGAAATGATCTTTCAGGTGCAATTCCTTCAGGCTTAGCGGATTTAAACTTTTTAGATCATTTGAACTTGTCATACAATAATCTTTCTGGTAGAATTCCCACCGGCAATCAGTTGCAAACTCTTAATGATCCATCTATCTATGCCGGCAATCCAAATCTTTGCGGTCCTCCTCTTTCCAAAATTTGTACAGATGATGTGTCCGAAGGTAATGAAGGAGAGCCAAATGAAGACGCCGATAGTAGAATTGAAACTATTTGGTTATACGCAGGTATAACACTGGGATTCATCACAGGATTCTGGACAGTTTTCGGAACCCTTCTGTTGTACAGGAGATGGAGGATTGCCTACTTCAGAGCTGCTGATAGCATGTATGACTCGCTCTGTACTGTGATCTTAGTGAACATGGCAAGGATCAAAACGAAAGTACTCAGAAGAAGTCGAGATAACTGACACACTATAGGCGCTTCGATTACCATTACGTGGTAGGTAACATGCTAGCTCATGGTTTTTATTTCTGTCGCGTGATCTAAACTAGCGAGACTCGAGCTTTTGCTTGTTCCATGTATCTGTGTAAGCAAAATGTTTTACTTCGATTGATCTTATTTTTCCTTAAGAATACTGTCGGATGGGCTAAAAGCTCTTATGCTTGCATCTTTATGAGAGTCATCTTTGTTGATCGATACGGGTAAAAGCATACAGCAAAAATTATATCTCTTTTCTCCTAATTGTCATGTTCATCTTCTTAGGCCTTTTTCTATAATATCGGCAACAAAAACTACTATGGAAGCTAATAAAAGAAACTGACATGTTGTGAGCCATAATTGTCTAAAAGAACAAAAATCTTCGAATCAAATGGATCAATTTGGCATCTACTGATTTCACCAATTTCGGAGAAAGAGTATTCCACTTGCAACATTCTGGTCATTCATTAGATATCCAGAGATGATTTTTGAAGACAAAGAATTTAGCGTCAGCAGAAGATTAGAAGCACAACTGAGTGCTTTCCTTTGCTCCGGCCCCTTCCAACTCCACCATGTATAACTGTTCTCGCTGAGGAGGATCCATTGATTCCTCGCTCGAAACTTCTTGTGCTGTCAAGGCTAGCAGTCCCAGAGGCAGGAACAGCATATGTAGTCAAGGAAACTGGTGGAGCACTCATAGCAGCAAGAGCAACTGCAAAATGGGAGATCATCCATCGAAAAGAACAAAACAATCAAAATAACAAAGTAGCAATCACCACTAAAGAGAAACAACAAGAGAGATGAGATGGTGACAAGACTTGCCATGCATTGATGATTCTATCTTGTGAATCATCCCCGGTTGACATTACTTGAGAAGATGGTGGCTCCATCAATCCCCAGAGAATGGTGAAGGATGGGATGTGAGGGATCGATACAAGTTCACAACACAGAAAAACTGCAGGGAGACCATAAAGTATTGGTAGCTTTTGTCCTAACTTGGTGTAGGTCGAGCTGTGAGAATTTAATGGGGAAGGTTATCTGCAGATCACAGCAGTGCGCATGCATGTGCTGTGATATTCCATTCGATACTACTTTACAAAGTTATGAACCTTTGCAGAAATAGTGGCCTCCAGTTGCCAATGCCCGCAGGCAAGTACTTTTGGGTTCTCTTTCAGAGGATTTCCTGCCATTGCATGAGTGATCAGGGCAAGTTTATCTGAGGTGGAACAGAAAAGGTGACGATGTTTGAGTTCTATATATTGATTGATATCTTATTGATAAAAAAGTATGCGACTCTTAACTATTATTCAGTGTGTTTCTCCCTCATTAGTCACTGAAATGATTTCGTAACATATATATGAATAAACAGATATCCTCCTATTATTGAGGTTAATTCCATACCATATATAAGTGGACTTGAGATCCATTGAAATCATTGCCAAAGAGCTATgtagtttgaagcatatatatataaagaacttAAATCAAATTATGCCTAGAATCATTAAAAAAATGCATAGTTGATAAGATCACATTTAGCATCACTAAATAATCACTTATACATTAGATGTAAAACTACATATATTAACCCTCTCATTCCCACTCACATGGAAGACCATGGGCTCCAAAAAGGAAATTAGGGGCTTCTTTGCTCTTTAGAACAAATGATGTAATActaaataaagaaatattttttttttcaccaaGACTGCTAATTAAATCTACCGGTTGCTTGGCAGATGTCTGAAAAGGAAAATTGAAAATGGAGTTCACCATGATTTCTCAATTCTATTTTTCCTGCTAATTATTCAATTATAGactgtcattttttttttttcaatcaaaGTGATGGTCAGATCCAGGGACACGAGGCCTCTAATCGATCGTATGCGGTCGAACGCTCGATTGTTTGGCCTCATGAAAAATATGATCTGACGACagactataaaagtgacaaacgtTATGTCACGCCCTTGCCTAAAACACTCATGCCCAATAATCTCGGATGTAATAGTTCCCAAACCACCTATAAAAGGGACCTCAAGGTACGCATCCTAGGGATTGATGTATTTGATTTCTCTAATCAGTTCGACTAGTTCGATTAGCTTGACTAATTTTAAACTTTTTGACCTCTGGAACTTAATCGTCAAATGGGCTTTTATAAGAAACACACCCAACTCAATCTTGTAGGGTCGACAAatcgaaaaatttcaaattgAATCTAAGACGATTTTGGAATAAGTATTAGTTGGATATGACTCGCCTCTCCAATTCGGATAACTAAAATTTGACTTAACAGATTCGTGCTAGAAGGCCCTCAACATCTTTGAACAATCCAACTATTTAATTTGATATGAAGAGTAAGAATACATTCGAGTCGTTCATTAAAGAACCACCCCGTTACATGTCAAATTCAATCTTAGTACATATTCAATCTTTTGATCACATTGCGCTGGTCTAAGTTAATTAATGGATTTAAGTTAATCTAAGAATTTCTCATCCCATCATACATCCAAAATTGTATTATTCCAGAAAAAGTTCAAGGTTTTATTTTTTACACACTAAAAGTGAAAATTTGGAAACTGTTGCTTCTATTtcactttatttttattttttgaaaaataaaaaattgatgctCCCTTAATATTCTTATCACCCAAAGAATTGCATGAAAACAATAAATTTCCAAGAGCGCATCTTATAGCTTTTTACCTATCTTAATGACTTAAAAGATTAGTGTAATCAATTAGAAATTGTTGTTGCAGTGAAGTACGAATAGATTATTtttaataacatatataaatatatgatactTAAAGAGTATTTATATCCACTAAAGtttccattaatatcattgaattGGAACAGTTACAGAAGCATATCTACATTTCTAGATTCTACAAGAATACATATTCTAACACAAAATTAGAGAGGAGAATAAAAAATTCACAgactatcaatatatatatatatatatatatatatatatatatataattttgccttatatattatctttattagttttaaagcattaaaagaaaaaacaacaatgAGACAGTAGCAGTGGTAATAATAATACCTTTATCGGTTTGAAAACCGTGTGAGATGCAATGGAAGCATTCTTTGAACTGACGATCGACCGCACTCGCTCCCCGCGTCCTCCATTCCCCCTTCCTATTATTAGCTGGGATCTTTTTATTTGCGGTTCCACGAATCCGATGCGAGATTAACTGAATTCTCATCGATATTTGGTTCGGAACCCACCGATCTACCTGTCTAGATTTGgcttttgttctttctttcttaCTCTGCGAAGTTCCACCAATTCTGTAGAGTTCCCCCTCTCTTGCGAAGTTTTGGAGTTTGTTTCGTTCGTCGACCGACAAATTGGGGCTTCTGATGTGAAaaat
Above is a genomic segment from Musa acuminata AAA Group cultivar baxijiao chromosome BXJ3-4, Cavendish_Baxijiao_AAA, whole genome shotgun sequence containing:
- the LOC103983342 gene encoding receptor-like protein EIX1 isoform X1, translating into MGERSPLLVIMFSLALLTIKLEISHGSTYIRCRERERKALIDLKLGLRDPSHRLSSWVGEDCCTWEGVDCSNITGHVTKLDLRNQHNEDIFDCSDDNTFDIFVVHTGCKWALRGDLNPSLLSLRRLHHLDLSGNHFKRNDIPELLGSLTRLTYLNLSNAGFVGRVPDQLGNLSALLYLDLSYDRDYFPQNLFIENPEWISRLASLRRLNMNSVDFRSASNWLRALNALPHVREVELSGCYLGTLPRSLPHVNFTSLTRLDLGNNGFNSSIPDWLLNVTSLQYLYLGYNSLSVFLPAIAKLTSLRALDLSGNLFHRGFIPRALSDLCELQSLRLSDTSINDSLVNLEVAFSGCLRFSLEELDLRSTWLGGSMRADWLGNMKNLKYLYLSKNSLHGSVPDSLFNLQLLQVLDLGLNNLNESITEGLGQLKSLFYLDLSSNSLSLSEVHLANLSSLKYLHISFITSFLMESHDWTPPFQLIALGMAFCQVAPRPHFPVWLQTQKDLYTLDLRTTGIKETIPNWLPSGLRLLFLSNNEITGEVPQYLPNLIAMELSNNSFSGRLPPGISNTMPNLRLLDLSRNNLSGTVPLSICRIKYLEILGLFQNNLSGELPSCWKSSSLLQVLDASNNKLQGGIPDSLCNLQRLQLLHLSHNSLSGQVPFCLRRCTSLINLDLEDNKLIGSIPDWSKESLLKLKALSLSSNAFNGSIPQFSHLPSLQILDLSNNNLSGTIPRSFGNFRAMELSFHPDYNSDDEFWDDHMMLFMKGRELEYDRSLLTLVTIIDLSNNGLSGYIPEELGNLHGLRSLNLSWNHLIGEIPNNISNLQQLEILDLSRNDLSGAIPSGLADLNFLDHLNLSYNNLSGRIPTGNQLQTLNDPSIYAGNPNLCGPPLSKICTDDVSEGNEGEPNEDADSRIETIWLYAGITLGFITGFWTVFGTLLLYRRWRIAYFRAADSMYDSLCTVILVNMARIKTKVLRRSRDN